From Sceloporus undulatus isolate JIND9_A2432 ecotype Alabama chromosome 6, SceUnd_v1.1, whole genome shotgun sequence, one genomic window encodes:
- the LOC121934590 gene encoding olfactory receptor 8S1-like: MENKTGRSEFIFLGLSSDPQLQMFLFVVFLTIYLITLSGNIIIILVIRMDPFLYSPMYYFLSHLSFVDICYSTDIVPKMLANMLMNQNTISSTGCLTQMFFSLLLSVTEVFILSAMAYDRYTAVCHPLHYIVVMKKSICNYLVMGSWLMGLSFAVVNTMPTFNVQFCDLHEIKHFSCELPPLLKTASSDTFLNNIILYSSVIIFGLGSFLPTLVSYIHIISTILKIRSTDGRKKAFSTCSSHLIVVGLLYVTGMSQYMKPSSISSVALDELFSVQYSILTPMLNPIIYSLKNKEVKRALGRMFGKK, translated from the coding sequence atggaaaacaaaactggTAGATCAGAGTTTATTTTCTTGGGACTTTCCAGCGATCCTCAGCTACAGATGTTCTTGTTCGTGGTATTTCTTACCATTTACTTGATAACACTCTCtggaaacatcatcatcatactaGTGATAAGAATGGACCCTTTTCTTTACTCACCAATGTATTATTTTCTGTCTCATTTGTCTTTTGTGGACATCTGTTACTCTACTGACATTGTCCCTAAGATGTTGGCAAACATGCTTATGAATCAAAATACTATCTCTTCTACTGGCTGCCTAACACAAATGTTTTTCAGCCTTCTGCTGAGTGTTACAGAGGTCTTTATTCTTTCAGCAATGGCTTATGACAGATACACAGCTGTGTGTCACCCACTTCACTACATAGTGGTCATGAAGAAATCCATATGCAATTACCTGGTGATGGGTTCATGGTTAATGGGCTTGTCGTTTGCAGTAGTAAATACAATGCCTACATTCAATGTACAGTTCTGTGACCTTCATGAAATCAAACACTTCAGCTGTGAGCTTCCACCACTGTTGAAAACAGCTAGTTCTGACACCTTCCTCAATAATATAATACTTTATTCTTCTGTTATCATTTTTGGGCTTGGTTCCTTCCTACCAACCTTGGTGTCCTATATTCACATCATCTCCACCATTCTGAAGATCCGCTCAACAGATGGCCGGAAAAAGGCCTTCTCTACCTGTAGTTCTCACCTCATTGTGGTTGGTTTACTATATGTGACAGGAATGTCCCAGTACATGAAACCCAGCAGCATCTCTTCGGTGGCACTAGATGAACTTTTCTCTGTTCAATATAGCATTCTGACTCCTATGCTGAATCCAATTATCTACAGTCTGAAAAATAAAGAAGTGAAGAGAGCACTTGGAAGAATGTTTGGGAAAAAGTAG